The genome window GTTTTAAGTGATGCGGGATTGAATGCTCGTTACAGTGAAAACGTTAAATATTCTATTTATCGCAAAGCTGCGTTAAATGGGACCTTAAATAGTTTATGTACGATCTTAGAATGCAATATCGGTCAATTAGGAAAAACTAAGGAGGCAGAAACTCTTCTTAAAGAGATAATTGCTGAATTTGCGGCTGTCGGGGCAAAAGAGGGAATTAACTTAGACCAAGAAGAAGTTTACGAACATATTTACCAAACTTTTTTGGGCGATATTACTGAACATTATCCTTCGATGTATCAAGATTTGATCAAGAATCATCGGCCAACTGAAATTGATTTCATTAATGGTGCAATTTCTAGTAAAGGAACAAAATATGGGGTGCCAACGCCTTATTGCACTCTATTAACTCAATTAATCCATGCAAAGGAACAAATAATAAATGTAAGTTAGGGGAAAAATATGACAAATGAAGCAACGCAAGAAAAAATAACTGCCAGTAGTTTTATGAATAATATCTTAGCAGGAACTGCAACAGGAATTATTGTTGGATTACTGCCAAATGCGGTATTATCGGGAATTTTGAAATTATTTGGACCAAACCCAATTGCCGTTCAATTGACCAGAGTTTTACTCACTTTTCAATTTACGACACCGTTGTTGATAGGTGCATTAATCGCTTTGGCTTTTAATTTTACCAAAGTTGATATCGCTATTGTAGCAGGTGCTGCCTACGTTGGTTCTGGAGTAACTCAGTTTAATCCCAAGATTTTAAATCCTGTGACAAAAGCTGCAGGGATGTTTGTTTCTAACGGGACTGGAGATTTAATTAATACGATGTTAACGGCCGCGATTGCGGTGGGCTTGACCTTATTGGTAGGGGATAAATTTGGTTCAGTCAAAATCGTTGCAGGTCCAATTTTAATTGGGGGTGGTGCAAGTTGGATTGGGCTTATTATCTTACCTTATGTTGCTAAAATTACAGTTTGGATTGGTGATGTAATCAATTCATTTACAAAGTTACAGCCAGTTTTAATGAGTATATTAATCGCTTGTATGTTTGCTGTAATTCTTATCACTCCCATATCGACCGTGGCAATCGGAATGGCAATTCAATTAAATGGTTTATCCGCTGGAGCTGCGGCAATGGGTGTTGCAGCAACTACAATTGTTCTGGTGGTTCATTCGTGGAAAGTCAATAAATCAGGGATGACTTTGGCAATTGCTCTAGGAGCTATGAAAATGATGATTCCTAATTTGTTCCGTCATCCGATTATTCTTTTACCAATTTTAACCACAACAATTATTTCAGCAATCCCAGTTGCAATTTTTGGGGTCTCGGGAACGCCTGCTTCAGCTGGTTTTGGTTTAGTTGGAATGGTCGGGCCCTTAGCATCACTTGATGCAGGTAAAGCCAGTCTTAATATTGTTGTCGCTTTGATTGTGTGGTTTGTAATTCCAATTGCATTGGCTCTAATTTCTCGTTTTATTTATCAGAATATGCTACACATTTATGACGAAAAAGTAGTCTTTGCATATCTAGGTGAATAAAATCTATATGTGATATAGTGTTCTTAAAAGAGCACTTTTTTTGTGCTATAAATCGTTATTGTTAATGAAAATGAAGGTATACTTAATGAAATCAAAAAAAATTTTAAATCAGACGTTAAATAACGAATCGTATTTACAAAGTGCAGCGACATTGATGCTATTCTTTGCTTCGATGGGTGTATGGTGGTCATTTTTTCAAGTTTGGCTAACTTCTACGAAAAATGGGTTAGGTTTATCAGGCGCTGAGGTAGGGACCATCTATGGTACTAACTCAATGGTGACACTGATTTTAATGTTTATTTATGGTGCAATTCAGGATAAATTGGTGACCAAACGTTATTTGTTAATTTTTTGTGCGGTCATAGATACACTAATTGGG of Xylocopilactobacillus apicola contains these proteins:
- a CDS encoding PTS sugar transporter subunit IIC, yielding MTNEATQEKITASSFMNNILAGTATGIIVGLLPNAVLSGILKLFGPNPIAVQLTRVLLTFQFTTPLLIGALIALAFNFTKVDIAIVAGAAYVGSGVTQFNPKILNPVTKAAGMFVSNGTGDLINTMLTAAIAVGLTLLVGDKFGSVKIVAGPILIGGGASWIGLIILPYVAKITVWIGDVINSFTKLQPVLMSILIACMFAVILITPISTVAIGMAIQLNGLSAGAAAMGVAATTIVLVVHSWKVNKSGMTLAIALGAMKMMIPNLFRHPIILLPILTTTIISAIPVAIFGVSGTPASAGFGLVGMVGPLASLDAGKASLNIVVALIVWFVIPIALALISRFIYQNMLHIYDEKVVFAYLGE